The Streptomyces taklimakanensis nucleotide sequence TCGGCAAGGTCATGGAGACCGACGTGGAGGTCCTCCAGGACACCGAGCGCGTACGCCCCGCCGACTCCGAGGTGATGCGCCTGGTCTGCGACGCCTCCCGGCTGCGCGCCGCCACCGGCTGGGCTCCGCGCCACGACCTGGCGGAGGGCCTGGCCCACACCGTGGCGTTCTTCCGCGACCCGGCCAACCTGGCCCGCTACAAGACGGACCTCTACAACGTCTGACCGGCGGCCGACCGGCGTCTGACCGGCGGCCGACCGGCCCGCCCACCCGGACCGTCCGGACGACGCGAACCGTTCCACCCGCCGCGCGTCCGCGCGCCGTCCCGCGACCGTCACCCACCCCCGTGGAGAGGACAGCACCGATGCACGCAGTCATCATGGCCGGAGGCAAGGGAGTCCGGCTCCGCCCCTACACCACCGCCCTGCCCAAGCCCCTGGTGCCCATCGGCGACCGGCACGCGATCCTGGAGATCGTGATGCGGCAGCTCGCCGGCGCCGGGTTCACCAGCTGCACCCTGGCCATCGGCCACCTGGGCCACATCATCCGCGCCTACGTCGGCGACGGCACCCAGTGGGGCCTGCGCGTCGACTACGCCACCGAGGAGAGCCCGCTGGGCACCATGGGGCCGCTGCTGACGATGCTCGACCGGCTTCCGGAGCACTTCCTGGCGATGAACGGCGACATCCTCACCGACCTCGACTTCGGCGACGTGCTGCGCGCCCACCGCGAGACCGGAGCGCCCCTGACCATCGCCACCCACGCCCGCACCGTGGACATCGACTTCGGTGTGCTCGACACCGAGTCCGGGCGGGTCACCGGCTTCGCCGAGAAGCCCAGCATGGACTACCGCGTCTCCATGGGCGTCTACGGCGTCTCGCGCGCCACCCTCGCCCGCTACACCCCCGGACTGCCGCTGGGCTTCGACGAGGTGGTGCTCGACCTGCTGGCGGCCGAGACGCCGCCGCACGCCTACGAGTTCGACGGGTACTGGCTCGACATCGGGCGGCCCGACGACTACGACCGGGCCAACGCCGAGTTCACCGCCCGCCGCGGCCAACTGATCAAGGGAGCGTGACCGCACGCCATGCGCGTACTCGTCCTGGGAGCCACCGGCTATCTGGGCGGGCACATCGTGGAGCACCTGCGCGCCCTGCCGGGCGTGTGGGTGCTCCGCGCGGGGCGGGGGGACAGGTCCCGCCCCCGCCCCACGCCCGGACCGTCCGCCGCTCCGCCCGCCGCCGAGGAGCCCGATCCGGCCGTGGACCTCGCCACCGTCGACCCGTCCGAACTGGCCACGCTCCTGTGGGAGCTGAGCCCCGACGCCGTCGTCAACTGCGCGGGCGCGGTCGGCGGCGACGCCCTGCGGCAGACCGAGGTGAACGCCCGCGGCCCGGCCGTCCTCTGCGCGGCCCTGCGCGAGGCCGTCCCCGACGTCCGACTGGTCCACCTGGGCTCGGCGGCCGAGTACGGGCCGGGCGAGCCCGGCCACCCCGTGGCCGAGGACCACCCCACCCGCCCGGTCGGCCTGTACGGAGCCGCCAAGCTGGCCGGGACCCTGGCCGTCACCGACTCCGGCCTGAACGCCGTCGTCCTGCGGGTGTTCAACCCCGTCGGCCCCGGCGCCCCGCCCACCTCGCTGCCCGGCCGGTTCGCCGCCGAGCTGCGCCGGGCACTGCCCGACGGGGTGGTGCGCGTCGGCGACCTGTCCGCGCACCGCGACTTCGTCGACGCCCGCGACGTGGCCCGTGCCGCGGCCGCCGCCGCCCTCGCCCCGCGGCGGCTGCCGAAGGTCCTCAACATCGCCCGGGGACACGCCCGCCCGGTGCGGGACGTCGCCGAGGGGCTGGCCCGGGCCGCCGGCTTCGGCGGCCGGATCGAGGAGCGGGGAGCGGGCCCGGCCCGCTCGGCCGCCGTGGCCTGGCAGCAGGCCGACATCACCGCCGCGGGCGAGGCCCTGGACTGGCGGCCCCACCACACCCTGGGGGAGTCCCTCGCCGATCTGTGGAAGGCGGCGGAGACCGGACCGGGGGCCGAGGAGGAGGAGACACCGAGGTGAGCGCGTCGCGGCAGCGGGGGCACCTGCTCGTACCGCTGTACGTCCACCCGTCCGTGGACCCCGAGCCCTGGGAGGTGCTCGCCCGGGAACCGGGCGGACTGTACGGGGTGGTCGTCAACTCCGCCGACGGGCCCGGACCGTACCCCGACCCCGCCCTCGCCTCGGCCGCCGCCCGACTGGGGCGCGCCGGGGTGCCGCTGCTGGGGTACGTGGACACCGCCTACGGCGCGCGTCCCGCGCGTGCCGTGCTCCGGGACGTCCGCCGCCACCGCCGTTGGTACGGCGTCGGCGGCGTCTTCCTGGACCGCGCCGCCCCCGGGGCGGACTCCCTGTCCCACTACCGCCGCCTCGTGCGGGGAGCCCGGCTGCTGGGCGCGTCCACCGCCGTCCTCAACCCGGGCACCCACCCCGCTCCCGGGTACGCGGCGGCGGCCGACGTCCTGGTCACCTTCGAGGGGCGCTGGGAGGACTACCGGGGCATCACCGTGCCCGCGTGGGTCCGGGAGCACCCGCCGCACCGCTTCTGCCATCTGGTGTACGCCGTCCCCGGAGGGATGGGCGCCGAAGCGGCCCGCACCGCGCACGAGCGGGGCGCGGCGGTGCACTGCGCGGTGCCGGGGGAGGGCGCCAACCCCTGGCGGTCCGTCCCCCTGCCCGCGCCCGGCTGCGGGAGGATCGCCCCGTGACCCGCCGCCCGTCCCGCGCCGTCCGCCCGTCCCGCCCGTCCCGCGCCCTCCGTGCCCTCCTCGTTCTGCCGCTGCTGGTGACGGCCTGCCTCGCGGGCGGGAGCGGGCCGGAGGGGCCCGACCGCCGGGGCGGGGACGCCCGGTGGCGGCCGGAGCCCGGCACCACCTGGCAGTGGCAGCTCCAGGGCCCCGTCGACCCGGAGGTGGACGCGGAGGTCTTCGACATCGACGGCTTCGAGAACGGTGCCGGAACGGTCGCCGAGCTGCACGCCCGGGGCCGGAAGGTGATCTGCTACCTCAACGCCGGTGCCTGGGAGGACTTCCGGCCCGACCGCGACGCCTACCCGCCCGCCGTCCTGGGCCGGAGCAACGGCTGGCCGGGCGAGCGCTGGGTGGACGTCCGCCGGCTGGACGCGTTGCGCCCGATCCTGGCCGCCCGGATGGACATGTGCGCGGAGAAGGGCTTCGACGCCGTCGAGCCCGACCTCCTCGACGGTTACCGCAACGACACCGGCTTCCCCCTCACCGCCGCCGACCAGATGGCGTTCAACCGCATGGTCGCCGACCTCGCCCACGAGCGGGGAATGTCGGTCGGGTTGAAGAACGACCTCGACCAGATCCCGGAACTGGTGGACGACTTCGACTTCGCGGTCAACGAGGAGTGCGCCGAGTTCGGCGAGTGCGCGAGGCTCGCCCCGTTCGTCGAGCGCGGCAAGGCCGTCTTCCACGCCGAGTACGCCCTGCCCACCGGGGAGTTCTGCGGCACCGCGCGGAAGCTGGGCCTCAGCTCGATCCGCAAGAGGCTCGCCCTGGACGCCTGGCGCCGCGCCTGCTGACGGAACGGCTCCCGGCGGCCGCGGGGACGGACCGCGGGCTCACGCCGGCCCCGGCGGCTCCGGGCGGTCGAGGGGCCGCGGCGCGTCACTCACCGTGTCGCGGCCCCGGAGGCGCCGAAAGCGTCGCCCTCCGGGCGGGCGCGTTCCAGGATCGCCGCGAGGTCCGCGCCGGCCGGGAGCGTGCCGAAGGCGTGGCCCCACGCGCCGCCCAGCCGGGAGGCGCAGAACGCGTCGGCGACGGCCGGGTGACCGTGGCGCACCAGCAGGCTGCCCTGGAGGACCAGCGCCAGTCGCTCGGCCAGCAGCCGGGCCTGGAGCTGGGCGCCCACCGGGTCCTTCAGCTCCGGCAGCATGGCCCGCACGCGCGCGACCGCCGCGTCCAGCCGGGCGTCGGCGCCGGCGGCGGCGTCCACCTCGGCCAGGACGGCGTCCAGCGAGGCGGGCTCCTTGGCCAGGGCGCGCAGCACGTCGAGGGCCACGACGTTGCCCGAGCCCTCCCAGACGGACAGCAGCGGCGCCTCGCGGTACAGGCGCGGCATGCCCGACTCCTCGACGTAGCCGTTGCCACCCAGGCACTCCAGCGCCTCGGCCGCGTGGGCGCTGCCACGCTTGCACACCCAGTACTTGGCCACCGCCGGCGCCAGCCGACGGAAGGCCGCCTCCCGCTCGTCGCCCGCGTGCGCGGCGTCCACGGCCGCCGCCAGCCGCAGTCCGAGGACGGTGGCGGCCTCCGACTCGATCGCCAGGTCGGCCAGGACCGTACGCATCAGCGGCTGGTCGACCAGCGCGGCGCCGAAGGCCCGCCGGTGGGTGGCGTGGTGCAGGGCCTGCCGCAGCCCGGCGCGCATGCCGGCCGCGGTGCCCAGGACGCAGTCCAGCCGGGTCGTGTTGACCATCTCCACGATGGTGCGCACCCCACGCCCGAGCTCCCCGACCGGCCAGGCCACGGCCCCGTCGTACTCCACCTCGGCGGAGGCGTTGGAACGGTTGCCCAACTTGTCCTTGAGGCGCTGGAGGTGCATGGCGTTGCGGGTGCCGTCGGGCAGCACGCGCGGCAGCAGGAAGCAGGACGGCCCCTCCTCGGTCCGCGCCAGCACCAGGAAGACGTCGCTCATCGGCGCGGAGGTGAACCACTTGTGGCCGGTGAGCCGGTGGCTGCCGTCGCCCACCGGAACCGCACGGGTGGTGTTGGTCCGCACGTCCGAGCCGCCCTGCTTCTCCGTCATCGACATGCCGGCGATCAGCCCGGACTTCTCGCGCGGGGGCCGTAGTCCGAAGTCGTAGGCACGGGCGGTCAGCAGCGGCTCGTGGACGGCGGCCAGCTCCGGCTGGGCGCGCAGCGCGGGGACGGCGGCGTAGGTCATCGAGATCGGGCAGCCGTGCCCGGCCTCGGCCTGGGACCACAGGTAGAACTTGGCGGCGCGCACCAGGTGGGCGCCGGGGCGGGAGTCGGCCCAGGGAGCGGCGTGTAGGCCGTGTTCCACGGCGGTCGCCATCAGGCGGTGCCAGGCGGGGTGGAACTCCACCTCGTCCACGCGCCGGCCCCAGCGGTCGTGGGTGCGCAGCCTCGGCGGGGTCTCCTCGGCCATCCGGGCCCAGTCCTCGACCTCGGGGGAGCCGGCCAGCGCGCCCAGCTCCCGCACCTCGGCCTCGCCCCACTCCGCGCCGTGGCGGCGCAGCGCCTCGACGACGGCGGGATCGTCGGCGGCGGTGAAGGGCGTCAGGGGAGGGGGCTGGTTGGTCACTTCGTGGGTGGCGCTCACGGCTACCTCCGGAGGCAGAAGGCGGTGGGGCGGCGGTGCCCGCACCTCGACATTACAGATTCGGAACGCGTGACGGAAGGTTGTAATGGCCTCGGCGGTTCA carries:
- a CDS encoding NAD-dependent epimerase/dehydratase family protein; the protein is MRVLVLGATGYLGGHIVEHLRALPGVWVLRAGRGDRSRPRPTPGPSAAPPAAEEPDPAVDLATVDPSELATLLWELSPDAVVNCAGAVGGDALRQTEVNARGPAVLCAALREAVPDVRLVHLGSAAEYGPGEPGHPVAEDHPTRPVGLYGAAKLAGTLAVTDSGLNAVVLRVFNPVGPGAPPTSLPGRFAAELRRALPDGVVRVGDLSAHRDFVDARDVARAAAAAALAPRRLPKVLNIARGHARPVRDVAEGLARAAGFGGRIEERGAGPARSAAVAWQQADITAAGEALDWRPHHTLGESLADLWKAAETGPGAEEEETPR
- a CDS encoding endo alpha-1,4 polygalactosaminidase, producing MTRRPSRAVRPSRPSRALRALLVLPLLVTACLAGGSGPEGPDRRGGDARWRPEPGTTWQWQLQGPVDPEVDAEVFDIDGFENGAGTVAELHARGRKVICYLNAGAWEDFRPDRDAYPPAVLGRSNGWPGERWVDVRRLDALRPILAARMDMCAEKGFDAVEPDLLDGYRNDTGFPLTAADQMAFNRMVADLAHERGMSVGLKNDLDQIPELVDDFDFAVNEECAEFGECARLAPFVERGKAVFHAEYALPTGEFCGTARKLGLSSIRKRLALDAWRRAC
- a CDS encoding acyl-CoA dehydrogenase family protein, with the translated sequence MSATHEVTNQPPPLTPFTAADDPAVVEALRRHGAEWGEAEVRELGALAGSPEVEDWARMAEETPPRLRTHDRWGRRVDEVEFHPAWHRLMATAVEHGLHAAPWADSRPGAHLVRAAKFYLWSQAEAGHGCPISMTYAAVPALRAQPELAAVHEPLLTARAYDFGLRPPREKSGLIAGMSMTEKQGGSDVRTNTTRAVPVGDGSHRLTGHKWFTSAPMSDVFLVLARTEEGPSCFLLPRVLPDGTRNAMHLQRLKDKLGNRSNASAEVEYDGAVAWPVGELGRGVRTIVEMVNTTRLDCVLGTAAGMRAGLRQALHHATHRRAFGAALVDQPLMRTVLADLAIESEAATVLGLRLAAAVDAAHAGDEREAAFRRLAPAVAKYWVCKRGSAHAAEALECLGGNGYVEESGMPRLYREAPLLSVWEGSGNVVALDVLRALAKEPASLDAVLAEVDAAAGADARLDAAVARVRAMLPELKDPVGAQLQARLLAERLALVLQGSLLVRHGHPAVADAFCASRLGGAWGHAFGTLPAGADLAAILERARPEGDAFGASGAATR
- a CDS encoding nucleotidyltransferase family protein, whose amino-acid sequence is MHAVIMAGGKGVRLRPYTTALPKPLVPIGDRHAILEIVMRQLAGAGFTSCTLAIGHLGHIIRAYVGDGTQWGLRVDYATEESPLGTMGPLLTMLDRLPEHFLAMNGDILTDLDFGDVLRAHRETGAPLTIATHARTVDIDFGVLDTESGRVTGFAEKPSMDYRVSMGVYGVSRATLARYTPGLPLGFDEVVLDLLAAETPPHAYEFDGYWLDIGRPDDYDRANAEFTARRGQLIKGA
- a CDS encoding spherulation-specific family 4 protein, whose amino-acid sequence is MSASRQRGHLLVPLYVHPSVDPEPWEVLAREPGGLYGVVVNSADGPGPYPDPALASAAARLGRAGVPLLGYVDTAYGARPARAVLRDVRRHRRWYGVGGVFLDRAAPGADSLSHYRRLVRGARLLGASTAVLNPGTHPAPGYAAAADVLVTFEGRWEDYRGITVPAWVREHPPHRFCHLVYAVPGGMGAEAARTAHERGAAVHCAVPGEGANPWRSVPLPAPGCGRIAP